Proteins from a single region of Pseudopedobacter saltans DSM 12145:
- a CDS encoding TetR/AcrR family transcriptional regulator: MKSSNNVRENILSTAADLFYKQGYNSTGINQIIDEADIARGSLYNHFKSKNELFYAYLEETNERWFEQLYSYIKKIKHPKDRILGLFDFRIKRQTQSSFGGCPFIKANAEVPQDDKKAFEIIDKNKMKFRDYILELLNDITLQNDLFTKEELADTIYMLAEGATVTASFQKSKEMIGRAKDIVDRLI; this comes from the coding sequence ATGAAATCATCAAACAATGTAAGAGAAAACATTCTGAGTACAGCAGCTGATTTGTTTTACAAACAAGGTTATAACTCTACAGGAATCAATCAAATTATTGATGAAGCAGATATTGCAAGAGGTTCACTGTATAATCATTTCAAATCAAAAAACGAATTGTTCTATGCTTACTTAGAAGAAACCAATGAGCGTTGGTTTGAGCAATTATACAGTTACATTAAAAAAATAAAACATCCTAAAGATAGAATTTTAGGCTTGTTTGATTTTCGAATTAAAAGACAGACACAGAGCAGTTTCGGAGGATGTCCTTTTATTAAAGCCAATGCTGAAGTACCTCAAGATGACAAGAAAGCATTTGAAATCATTGATAAAAATAAAATGAAATTCAGGGATTACATTTTGGAACTGCTAAATGATATCACGCTTCAAAATGACCTGTTTACAAAAGAAGAATTGGCAGATACCATTTATATGCTAGCTGAGGGAGCTACTGTTACAGCAAGTTTTCAGAAAAGCAAAGAAATGATTGGTAGAGCTAAAGATATTGTTGACAGACTAATCTGA
- a CDS encoding DMT family transporter, whose protein sequence is MKNIDAKSFLPNLAFVCLGLIWGSNFLYMKLATQYINPIQVVFLRVVLAVFPIILFGFVKGSFKKEHLKYWYHFIIMSLLAAVVYYYCFVVGSHLLYSGIAGALSGSSPLFSFVLAAIFLNEEKVSLRKIIGLILGFLGVIILAKPFDASITDTTWQGILYMIIGSISLGASFIYAKKIVSPLKISGLALTAYQLIGATAILCLITPYDGITNIFNNTEATLGLVVGLSLLGTGLAFLIYYFIIDKLGAVKAASVTYIPPIVALIIGAFIGGEPIIFSDIMGALIILLGVYILKK, encoded by the coding sequence ATGAAAAATATAGATGCAAAGAGTTTTTTACCTAATCTGGCATTTGTTTGTTTAGGGTTAATCTGGGGAAGTAATTTTCTCTATATGAAATTGGCAACGCAGTATATAAATCCGATACAAGTTGTTTTTCTACGTGTTGTACTAGCAGTGTTTCCAATCATACTATTCGGATTTGTAAAAGGATCATTTAAAAAAGAGCACCTAAAATATTGGTATCATTTTATAATAATGTCCTTACTGGCAGCTGTCGTTTACTACTATTGCTTTGTAGTAGGATCGCATTTATTATACTCAGGTATTGCCGGTGCATTAAGTGGTTCATCTCCTTTATTTTCTTTTGTATTAGCTGCGATATTTCTAAATGAAGAGAAAGTAAGTCTTAGGAAAATTATCGGATTAATACTTGGCTTTTTAGGAGTAATAATTCTGGCAAAACCTTTTGATGCAAGCATTACGGATACTACTTGGCAAGGGATTTTGTATATGATAATAGGATCGATAAGTCTAGGAGCATCATTTATTTATGCAAAAAAAATTGTTAGTCCATTAAAGATTTCGGGTTTGGCATTGACAGCTTATCAACTTATAGGTGCTACAGCCATTCTATGCCTTATAACGCCCTACGATGGTATTACTAATATTTTCAATAATACAGAAGCAACACTAGGACTCGTTGTAGGACTTAGCTTGTTAGGTACAGGTTTAGCATTTCTTATCTATTATTTTATCATCGATAAATTAGGAGCTGTAAAGGCAGCTTCCGTAACCTATATTCCTCCTATTGTAGCTTTAATCATAGGAGCTTTTATTGGAGGAGAGCCTATCATTTTTTCAGATATTATGGGGGCTTTAATTATTCTTTTGGGTGTATATATATTAAAAAAATAA
- a CDS encoding site-specific integrase — MASIKLVLRTQQEDGTGQSPIYIRLIKDRKAKFVTTGVKAKASEWDDEKQRLKKNYPNSARMNAFLTQKVADAQAQVADVERTRKSVSARKLKEAIKGKEDPNFFNYCDRRLEKIKSIVSYRTADIYNIYIKKFEKFIGHRDFYFSDINTTLVGDYANYCKKTLKNGNTTTHMSLKILRIFYNDAMKEELIPYAVSPFEKVKIPKSNVERQYLNKQQLEDLENLDLSQKPHAVVHRDMFLFSVYAGGLRISDVLLLQWKSYNEETKKITKVIQKTQKQHTFKIGTKAVEIINKYKPKNSNPDAFIFPVLENPERIFGDEQFKSLKLRGKIRLGDVHLDKMGEEIKLPFKLHFHLSRHTFATNALNNGMRIEYVSKLLDHSSIRQTQVYAKIVSEELDNAVDNFIF, encoded by the coding sequence ATGGCTTCAATCAAATTAGTACTTCGTACACAGCAGGAAGACGGAACAGGTCAAAGTCCTATCTATATCCGTTTAATAAAAGACCGAAAAGCAAAGTTTGTCACTACTGGAGTTAAGGCAAAGGCAAGTGAATGGGATGATGAAAAACAACGTCTGAAAAAGAATTATCCGAACAGTGCCAGGATGAATGCTTTCTTAACTCAGAAAGTAGCTGATGCACAGGCTCAGGTTGCCGATGTGGAGCGTACTCGTAAATCTGTTTCTGCACGAAAACTAAAAGAAGCCATCAAAGGAAAAGAAGATCCTAACTTCTTTAATTATTGCGACAGACGTTTAGAGAAAATCAAATCTATTGTTTCTTATCGTACTGCGGATATTTACAACATCTACATCAAGAAATTTGAAAAGTTTATTGGTCACAGGGATTTTTACTTTTCGGATATCAATACTACACTAGTGGGCGATTATGCCAATTACTGTAAAAAGACCCTGAAAAACGGAAACACTACTACGCATATGTCTTTGAAAATCCTTCGGATATTCTATAACGATGCAATGAAAGAAGAGCTGATACCTTATGCTGTTTCTCCGTTTGAGAAAGTCAAAATTCCAAAAAGCAATGTAGAACGTCAGTACCTCAACAAGCAACAATTGGAAGATTTAGAAAACCTGGATTTAAGCCAGAAGCCTCACGCTGTCGTTCATAGGGATATGTTTTTGTTCAGCGTGTATGCAGGTGGTTTGCGAATTAGTGATGTGCTGTTACTACAATGGAAAAGCTATAATGAAGAAACGAAAAAAATTACCAAAGTCATTCAGAAAACACAGAAACAACATACTTTCAAGATAGGAACAAAAGCCGTTGAAATCATCAATAAATATAAACCAAAGAACTCAAATCCTGATGCTTTTATATTCCCGGTATTAGAAAACCCTGAGAGAATATTTGGCGATGAACAATTCAAGAGTTTAAAGCTTCGGGGTAAAATCCGTTTGGGTGATGTACATCTGGACAAAATGGGAGAAGAAATCAAATTGCCTTTCAAACTTCATTTTCATTTGAGCCGTCATACTTTTGCTACTAATGCTTTAAACAATGGTATGCGTATCGAGTATGTTTCCAAGTTACTTGACCATTCCTCTATCCGACAAACACAGGTATATGCTAAGATCGTGAGTGAAGAGTTAGATAATGCGGTAGATAATTTTATTTTTTAA
- a CDS encoding M48 family metallopeptidase — MKKTVLQGIITILLFLGTWFVLTQIDWVKVFKIQKITNTTEQKLGELFWDVFKKTEKESKNTHVLNAIDSIVTHICSTNKIDRKKIKIHVLNKDEINAFALPGGHLIVYSGLIMNVDNQQELTGVICHEIAHIELNHVMKKLVKEIGLSVLISMTTNGGPEVIKETAKMLSSSAFDRNLEKEADIKAVDYLIKAKVNPEPFANFLYKLSQGHEGTKYLTWISTHPDSKERAAYITEHNKNRSEDYRAILSKNTWDKLKEELKD, encoded by the coding sequence ATGAAAAAAACTGTTCTTCAGGGTATAATAACAATATTATTGTTTTTGGGAACATGGTTTGTTCTAACACAAATAGACTGGGTAAAAGTTTTCAAAATTCAGAAGATAACTAACACGACAGAGCAAAAATTAGGCGAACTGTTTTGGGATGTATTCAAAAAAACTGAGAAGGAAAGTAAAAACACCCATGTCTTAAATGCCATCGATAGTATCGTAACTCATATCTGTAGTACCAATAAAATAGATCGAAAAAAAATAAAGATCCATGTTCTTAACAAAGACGAAATTAACGCATTTGCATTGCCTGGCGGGCATCTTATCGTTTACAGTGGTTTAATAATGAATGTAGACAATCAGCAAGAACTAACGGGGGTAATCTGTCATGAAATTGCGCATATTGAACTCAATCACGTAATGAAAAAGTTAGTGAAGGAAATTGGGCTTTCAGTTTTAATTTCTATGACTACAAATGGTGGCCCGGAAGTAATCAAAGAAACTGCAAAAATGCTCTCTTCATCTGCTTTTGACAGAAATTTAGAAAAAGAAGCAGATATTAAAGCCGTTGATTATTTAATAAAAGCAAAGGTAAATCCTGAACCGTTTGCAAATTTCCTATATAAACTATCACAAGGGCATGAAGGAACAAAGTATCTTACATGGATTAGTACTCACCCCGACTCTAAAGAAAGAGCCGCTTATATTACTGAGCATAACAAAAATAGATCGGAAGACTACCGGGCAATTTTGTCAAAGAATACATGGGACAAATTGAAAGAGGAATTGAAGGATTAA
- a CDS encoding DUF4870 domain-containing protein has product MIQIKNFSHDLSEHESETASSSYLMSLIAIMVGLPLPIVNLIATLIFYLGNRKSTYFVRWHCTQALLSQLSMLIVNSFGFWWTVSIIFTEETITNKYIAYIITAIIFNLAEFIATIYTAIQTRKGIHIEWWFYGSLTNIICKSEA; this is encoded by the coding sequence ATGATACAAATAAAAAATTTCAGTCACGATCTAAGCGAACATGAATCGGAAACGGCCTCAAGTAGTTATTTGATGTCTTTAATTGCTATCATGGTTGGGCTACCATTACCAATAGTTAACCTTATCGCTACACTAATTTTTTACTTGGGTAATCGAAAATCCACCTATTTTGTTCGTTGGCATTGTACACAGGCATTGTTGTCACAATTATCCATGCTTATAGTAAATAGCTTTGGTTTTTGGTGGACTGTTTCAATAATCTTCACAGAGGAAACCATCACGAATAAATACATTGCTTATATAATTACAGCAATTATTTTTAACCTGGCGGAATTTATCGCAACCATTTACACGGCTATTCAAACCAGAAAAGGAATCCATATTGAGTGGTGGTTTTATGGCTCATTAACAAATATTATCTGCAAATCGGAAGCATGA